The Aedes aegypti strain LVP_AGWG chromosome 3, AaegL5.0 Primary Assembly, whole genome shotgun sequence genome contains a region encoding:
- the LOC5574554 gene encoding chymotrypsin-2, whose product MNKVVAFTFLLFGQALAAPRATDGDSILNAPFQASLRSMPVKVHFCSGSIISERWILTAAHCVQGRTATSFTIVVGSYTIEPQGMEYAVDEIHLYQNFDPIFYEHDLALVKTTVDIELSENVQIINLPNVSAPAGELVILTGWRSDIEEATPNDMQIARKVTLANDECRQIHIAGESHVNIYPTSVCARPRMVGCYCIIDAGAPLASEDNVLIGVFSLSAGCGRMLPAVYTRVHNYRDWISMIANV is encoded by the exons ATGAATAAAGTGGTTGCTTTTACGTTTCTTCTCTTTGGACAAGCACTTGCAGCACCTCGTG CAACCGACGGTGACTCGATTCTGAACGCCCCGTTCCAGGCATCGTTACGTTCTATGCCGGTAAAAGTTCATTTCTGCAGTGGATCGATCATTTCCGAGCGTTGGATTCTCACGGCAGCTCACTGCGTCCAAGGTCGAACAGCTACCAGTTTCACAATTGTTGTTGGAAGTTACACCATCGAACCTCAAGGCATGGAATATGCCGTTGATGAAATACATTTGTACCAAAATTTCGACCCTATTTTCTACGAACACGATTTGGCTTTAGTAAAAACGACTGTTGATATTGAACTGTCCGAAAATGTTCAGATCATCAACCTACCGAATGTGTCTGCTCCGGCTGGTGAACTTGTGATCCTCACAGGATGGCGATCGGAT ATTGAAGAAGCAACACCCAACGACATGCAAATCGCCCGCAAGGTTACCCTTGCAAACGACGAATGCCGGCAAATTCATATTGCTGGCGAGTCTCACGTCAACATTTATCCTACAAGTGTTTGTGCCCGCCCACGGATGGTTGGGTGCTACTGTATCATCGATGCCGGTGCACCTCTAGCATCGGAAGATAACGTCCTGATTGGTGTGTTCTCACTGTCCGCTGGCTGTGGACGAATGTTGCCGGCTGTGTACACCAGAGTACACAACTATCGTGATTGGATTTCTATGATTGCAAATGTTTAA